From one Triticum aestivum cultivar Chinese Spring chromosome 4B, IWGSC CS RefSeq v2.1, whole genome shotgun sequence genomic stretch:
- the LOC123091536 gene encoding GPI transamidase component PIG-T isoform X1, with protein sequence MVPPSTAPRLCFLSLLLLLLLAAAASATADAAAAEEFTEELLLRPLPDRKALAHFHFRSSAPPASAAGRHHHLFPKAISQLVQKFHISELELSFTQGRWNYEQWGGYDPMSTNNAKPPGVELWAVFDLPLAEIDATWKNLTHTLSGLFCASINFLESSTAFSAPRWGFKLNEGNLRYGALPREAVCTENLTPWLKLLPCRDKAGIASLLYRPSVYKGYYHSQKLKLKASQSLGIILDQTLTVVLQPNTVSGKQLHSTGGQLQPSWSMEHLFSKKLSGKCLVSKSSRVFVEIEKGIVDNVDKAGSDVSWNNDLFVLSTAPDRSLKELDNLEVQSSSLYEYDVNNYNNDKPLNVGITWKLPLIWSCTRAPYHASRFLMGSGNERGSIAMSFLSTGLDKQLVDSSNDCSIKAVVFQVVPWYVKVYYHSLEVFIDGSSKAISEVVDKIHVTPSEDKLLPGTMEMLLKFPCSMQLATLTLDFDKGFLHIDEYPPDANQGFDIPSALVSFPEFNSSRSYPEADPLFVSPLLENFKEDGVVKSYTEVLLVPLTTPDFSMPYNVITFTCTVLALYFGSLLNALRRRIGEEERGLKKADKRRGLIPLLIAKLRGQKVDPLESESTSPASLPWSKLLLKVVFVAVVAIVFHYLSNS encoded by the exons ATGGTGCCGCCGTCCACCGCGCCGCGGCTCTGCTTCCTctctctgctcctcctcctcctcctagccgCAGCCGCTTCTGCCACCGCAGATGCTGCGGCGGCGGAGGAGTTCACGGAGGAGCTGCTCCTCCGGCCGCTCCCGGACCGCAAGGCGCTGGCCCATTTCCACTTCCGCTCCTCCGCGcctcccgcctccgccgccggccgaCACCACCACCTCTTCCCCAAGGCTATCTCCCAGCTG GTCCAAAAATTTCATATTAGTGAACTGGAGCTATCTTTCACACAAGGAAGGTGGAATTATGAGCAATGGGGCGGATATGATCCAATGTCAACAAATAATGCAAAGCCCCCTGGTGTTGAGCTGTGGGCAGTTTTCGACCTTCCTTTGGCCGAGATTGATGCCACATGGAAGAACCTGACACACACACTATCAGGACTGTTTTGTGCATCCATCAACTTCTTAGAGTCTTCCACTGCattttctgctcctcgttggggaTTTAAATTGAATGAAGGCAATCTAAGATATGGGGCATTGCCTCGGGAAGCTGTCTGCACAGAGAATCTAACACCTTGGCTGAAACTTCTACCGTGTCGTGACAAAGCTGGGATAGCTTCTTTGCTGTACAGGCCTTCAGTTTATAAAGGATATTACCATTCACAAAAGCTAAAATTGAAAGCATCACAATCTCTTGGTATTATTCTTGATCAAACACTCACAGTTGTGCTGCAACCAAATACAGTTAGTGGTAAACAGCTACATTCTACTGGTGGACAACTTCAGCCCAGCTGGTCCATGGAACATCTGTTCAGTAAGAAGTTATCAGGGAAATGTCTTGTGTCTAAATCCAGCAGAGTTTTTGTAGAGATTGAGAAAGGCATAGTTGACAATGTTGACAAAGCTGGGTCAGATGTTTCATGGAATAATGATTTATTTGTATTGTCAACTGCCCCAGACAGGTCCCTCAAAGAATTAGATAACTTGGAAGTCCAATCCTCTTCACTATATGAGTATGATGTTAACAACTACAACAATGATAAGCCTTTGAATGTGGGCATAACTTGGAAGCTTCCCTTGATATGGTCTTGCACCCGTGCGCCGTATCATGCAAGTAGATTTCTTATGGGTAGCGGAAATGAAAGAGGCTCAATTGCCATGTCATTTCTATCCACTGGTCTAGATAAGCAACTAGTGGACAGCTCAAATGATTGTTCGATAAAGGCTGTAGTTTTCCAGGTTGTTCCATGGTATGTCAAGGTCTACTATCACAGCCTAGAAGTTTTCATTGATGGGAGTAGCAAGGCTATATCAGAAGTAGTTGACAAGATACATGTCACTCCATCAGAAGACAAGCTTTTGCCTGGTACAATGGAGATGCTTCTTAAGTTTCCTTGCAGCATGCAATTGGCTACTCTTACTTTGGACTTCGACAAG GGGTTCCTACACATAGATGAATACCCTCCTGATGCTAATCAAGGATTTGATATTCCATCAGCTTTGGTTAGCTTTCCTGAGTTCAACTCTAGCCGAAGTTACCCTGAAGCTGATCCATTGTTTGTGTCGCCTTTGCTAGAGAACTTCAAG GAAGATGGTGTTGTGAAGTCGTACACAGAAGTGTTGCTTGTTCCATTGACAACTCCTGATTTTAGCATGCCATACAATGTTATCACCTTCACTTGCACTGTCTTAGCTCTTTATTTTGGCTCACTACTTAATGCTTTGAGACGAAGAATCGGCGAGGAAGAGAGGGGATTGAAGAAAGCAG ATAAGAGACGAGGTCTCATTCCCCTATTGATAGCTAAGCTAAGGGGGCAGAAGGTTGATCCGTTGGAATCAGAATCCACGTCTCCTGCATCTCTGCCGTGGTCAAAGCTACTACTCAAAGTTGTGTTCGTCGCAGTAGTAGCTATTGTGTTCCATTATTTGTCGAACAGTTAG
- the LOC123091536 gene encoding GPI transamidase component PIG-T isoform X2, with the protein MVPPSTAPRLCFLSLLLLLLLAAAASATADAAAAEEFTEELLLRPLPDRKALAHFHFRSSAPPASAAGRHHHLFPKAISQLVQKFHISELELSFTQGRWNYEQWGGYDPMSTNNAKPPGVELWAVFDLPLAEIDATWKNLTHTLSGLFCASINFLESSTAFSAPRWGFKLNEGNLRYGALPREAVCTENLTPWLKLLPCRDKAGIASLLYRPSVYKGYYHSQKLKLKASQSLGIILDQTLTVVLQPNTVSGKQLHSTGGQLQPSWSMEHLFSKKLSGKCLVSKSSRVFVEIEKGIVDNVDKAGSDVSWNNDLFVLSTAPDRSLKELDNLEVQSSSLYEYDVNNYNNDKPLNVGITWKLPLIWSCTRAPYHASRFLMGSGNERGSIAMSFLSTGLDKQLVDSSNDCSIKAVVFQVVPWYVKVYYHSLEVFIDGSSKAISEVVDKIHVTPSEDKLLPGTMEMLLKFPCSMQLATLTLDFDKGFLHIDEYPPDANQGFDIPSALVSFPEFNSSRSYPEADPLFVSPLLENFKEDGVVKSYTEVLLVPLTTPDFSMPYNVITFTCTVLALYFGSLLNALRRRIGEEERGLKKAVSISNAEVVDDLFFLLDLKPWHSGKAVACDHEVTGSSPGNRLLQKCRERLHTIDPKWWDPSPDPAQAGATCTGLPFFI; encoded by the exons ATGGTGCCGCCGTCCACCGCGCCGCGGCTCTGCTTCCTctctctgctcctcctcctcctcctagccgCAGCCGCTTCTGCCACCGCAGATGCTGCGGCGGCGGAGGAGTTCACGGAGGAGCTGCTCCTCCGGCCGCTCCCGGACCGCAAGGCGCTGGCCCATTTCCACTTCCGCTCCTCCGCGcctcccgcctccgccgccggccgaCACCACCACCTCTTCCCCAAGGCTATCTCCCAGCTG GTCCAAAAATTTCATATTAGTGAACTGGAGCTATCTTTCACACAAGGAAGGTGGAATTATGAGCAATGGGGCGGATATGATCCAATGTCAACAAATAATGCAAAGCCCCCTGGTGTTGAGCTGTGGGCAGTTTTCGACCTTCCTTTGGCCGAGATTGATGCCACATGGAAGAACCTGACACACACACTATCAGGACTGTTTTGTGCATCCATCAACTTCTTAGAGTCTTCCACTGCattttctgctcctcgttggggaTTTAAATTGAATGAAGGCAATCTAAGATATGGGGCATTGCCTCGGGAAGCTGTCTGCACAGAGAATCTAACACCTTGGCTGAAACTTCTACCGTGTCGTGACAAAGCTGGGATAGCTTCTTTGCTGTACAGGCCTTCAGTTTATAAAGGATATTACCATTCACAAAAGCTAAAATTGAAAGCATCACAATCTCTTGGTATTATTCTTGATCAAACACTCACAGTTGTGCTGCAACCAAATACAGTTAGTGGTAAACAGCTACATTCTACTGGTGGACAACTTCAGCCCAGCTGGTCCATGGAACATCTGTTCAGTAAGAAGTTATCAGGGAAATGTCTTGTGTCTAAATCCAGCAGAGTTTTTGTAGAGATTGAGAAAGGCATAGTTGACAATGTTGACAAAGCTGGGTCAGATGTTTCATGGAATAATGATTTATTTGTATTGTCAACTGCCCCAGACAGGTCCCTCAAAGAATTAGATAACTTGGAAGTCCAATCCTCTTCACTATATGAGTATGATGTTAACAACTACAACAATGATAAGCCTTTGAATGTGGGCATAACTTGGAAGCTTCCCTTGATATGGTCTTGCACCCGTGCGCCGTATCATGCAAGTAGATTTCTTATGGGTAGCGGAAATGAAAGAGGCTCAATTGCCATGTCATTTCTATCCACTGGTCTAGATAAGCAACTAGTGGACAGCTCAAATGATTGTTCGATAAAGGCTGTAGTTTTCCAGGTTGTTCCATGGTATGTCAAGGTCTACTATCACAGCCTAGAAGTTTTCATTGATGGGAGTAGCAAGGCTATATCAGAAGTAGTTGACAAGATACATGTCACTCCATCAGAAGACAAGCTTTTGCCTGGTACAATGGAGATGCTTCTTAAGTTTCCTTGCAGCATGCAATTGGCTACTCTTACTTTGGACTTCGACAAG GGGTTCCTACACATAGATGAATACCCTCCTGATGCTAATCAAGGATTTGATATTCCATCAGCTTTGGTTAGCTTTCCTGAGTTCAACTCTAGCCGAAGTTACCCTGAAGCTGATCCATTGTTTGTGTCGCCTTTGCTAGAGAACTTCAAG GAAGATGGTGTTGTGAAGTCGTACACAGAAGTGTTGCTTGTTCCATTGACAACTCCTGATTTTAGCATGCCATACAATGTTATCACCTTCACTTGCACTGTCTTAGCTCTTTATTTTGGCTCACTACTTAATGCTTTGAGACGAAGAATCGGCGAGGAAGAGAGGGGATTGAAGAAAGCAG TCTCAATCTCAAATGCTGAGGTGGTCGACGATTTATTTTTTCTGTTGGATCTGAAACCTTGGCACAGCGGTAAAGCTGTtgcttgtgaccatgaggtcacgggttcgagtcctggaaacaggctcttgcagaaatgtagggaaaggctgcatactatagacccaaagtggtgggacccttccccggaccctgcgcaagcgggagctacgtgcaccgggctgcccttttttatcTGA
- the LOC123091537 gene encoding WRKY transcription factor 55, with translation MALDSVPSYPSDLGSSGRATRTQQRIRKEERTWTADTYAPYDDGHQWRKYGEKKLSNSNFPRFYYRCTYKTDLKCPATKQVQQKDMSDPPLFTVTYFNHHSCNTTSRPIGSAPDTTEQSSSRRAVSICFGSHATGEQPTFLTLPGTLQSPASTTNQQSDRGAYGHQFQWTDTSPSAGDAPVKMETDSLAGTDASSGAASGHALSRTLLPIGQSRCIEYFQFL, from the exons ATGGCCCTGGACTCCGTCCCTTCCTACCCCAGCGACCTGGGATCCAGCGGCAGGGCAACCAGGACCCAGCAAAGAATCCG GAAGGAGGAGCGGACGTGGACGGCGGACACCTACGCGCCGTACGACGACGGGCATCAGTGGAGGAAGTACGGCGAGAAGAAGCTCTCCAACTCCAACTTCCCGAG GTTCTACTACAGATGTACCTACAAGACTGACCTGAAGTGCCCTGCGACGAAACAAGTCCAGCAGAAGGACATGAGCGACCCACCATTGTTCACGGTCACTTACTTCAACCATCACAGCTGCAACACCACCTCGAGGCCCATCGGCAGCGCCCCAGACACCACTGAACAGTCGTCCTCGAGGAGAGCAGTGTCCATCTGCTTTGGGTCGCATGCCACCGGCGAGCAGCCGACATTCCTAACGTTGCCGGGCACACTGCAGTCTCCAGCGAGCACAACCAACCAACAGAGCGACAGAGGCGCTTACGGTCACCAGTTTCAGTGGACAGACACATCACCATCGGCAGGCGATGCCCCAGTCAAGATGGAGACCGACAGTCTTGCTGGAACAGACGCTTCGTCTGGCGCTGCTAGCGGTCATGCTCTGTCGAGGACACTGCTGCCGATCGGCCAGTCGAGATGCATCGAGTACTTCCAGTTCTTGTGA